In Arachis hypogaea cultivar Tifrunner chromosome 2, arahy.Tifrunner.gnm2.J5K5, whole genome shotgun sequence, a genomic segment contains:
- the LOC112756411 gene encoding putative disease resistance RPP13-like protein 1, with translation MASKLDGGAYLTSFVDAILEKLSPILEEDDSFLERNFLLGRLEKTLYEAGPVLDDAEQKQFTNKKVKKWLLDLQDALYKADDLVDELSTKAAIPTTLRDPGISSSCSSLVDSYIEGSGDMEKIVGTLESVVAKKNHHRLKECAKVDMSSWRTQSTSLVVSSDIFGRDEDKEKIIKLLLDDTRHAESSVTVIPIVGMGGIGKTTLAQQVYSDDQVQQKFNVKAWVCVGEDFDVLRLTKTVVEKATSGSCNMNDLDSVQQRLRTEVTGKRFLVVLDDMWTIDYDDWKTFLIPFQCGSQGGKILVTTRIDAVASMVKTIPAHNLSLLDDEQCWSVFANHAFFATESRDRLALEKVGRKIVEKCKGLPLAAQSLGGLLRTKDNIRDWEDVLMSQIWEFSEKECRILPALRISYYYLPSHLKRCFVYCSLYPKDYEFNRGELLLLWMAEDLLQQPESGSILEEVGYKYFNDLAARSFFQPSKNAYKNLFVMHDLMHDLATFYGEKFFVRISEHKNVAQHDTKTRHLSYDVNTDNNSVPKMLEACESLSHVRTLFQIKADLYGEHKEGIDPCRLLEQFKRLRVLSFTSFKIDILPDSIGGLIHLRYLDLSGTPIVTLPESMSNLYNLQTLKLRRCRGLKKLPSNMQNLVNLRHLDIKGTDLKEMPKNMSKLKDLQFLSFYIVGKHEENGLGELGELTHLHGSLRIEKLENVKNSGEASNARMDEKIHLNALYLEWSWSLFEESEVCEKDVLEKLRPHKDLKELSIEGYRSTMFPDWVGQSSYHNMTELKLIGCRNCWVLPSLGQLPSLERLVIEEFDKVKKIGGSFYKGDATHQHQETPFRSLKYLSFSHMDWWEEWESYECDDDDDAPFPKLETLEIWHCPKLRGDLPTFLPSLKELYIRGCEELGCYLPRAPILRSLRIDGKQEARMRELPLSMLETVVINGEQQVEYVFEAMTHTQPTSLSSLEISECSSAISFPGDSLPPSLQQLRINNCKNVEFPMQNQQHESLTSLTIKNSCDSLTSLPAFPSLLSLRIERCENLTSLELSQSQSLRYLWIAECPKLKNIIRLPASLIRLFIIKCPLLGEGIERKDPHIWPSISHIPGIYVNGTPICKDSTS, from the coding sequence ATGGCTTCAAAACTTGATGGTGGAGCTTATCTCACTTCCTTTGTTGATGCTATTTTGGAGAAGCTTTCTCCAATACTTGAAGAAGACGACTCATTCCTAGAAAGGAACTTCTTGCTTGGAAGGTTGGAGAAAACTCTATATGAGGCTGGACCTGTTCTTGATGATGCTGAGCAGAAGCAGTTCACTAATAAGAAAGTGAAGAAGTGGCTTCTTGATCTCCAAGATGCTCTCTATAAGGCTGATGATTTGGTCGATGAGCTCTCCACTAAGGCCGCCATCCCCACTACTCTAAGAGATCCAGGTatctcttcttcctgttcttctcTTGTTGATTCATATATTGAAGGTAGTGGTGACATGGAAAAAATAGTTGGTACACTAGAGTCTGTTGTAGCAAAGAAAAATCATCATCGTCTGAAAGAGTGCGCCAAGGTGGACATGTCGTCATGGAGAACTCAATCCACATCTCTCGTTGTAAGTTCTGACATATTTGGTCGGGACGAAGACAAGGAGAAGATAATTAAATTGCTGTTAGATGATACTCGTCATGCTGAATCATCTGTGACTGTTATCCCCATTGTGGGTATGGGCGGAATAGGAAAAACCACTTTGGCACAACAGGTTTACAGTGATGACCAAGTGCAGCAAAAGTTTAATGTTAAAGCATGGGTTTGTGTTGGAGAAGATTTTGATGTTCTTCGGTTGACAAAGACTGTAGTGGAGAAAGCTACTTCTGGTTCTTGCAACATGAATGATTTAGATTCAGTTCAACAACGTTTGAGAACTGAGGTAACAGGGAAGAGGTTTTTGGTTGTTCTGGATGACATGTGGACCATTGATTATGATGATTGGAAAACTTTTCTAATTCCCTTCCAATGTGGAAGTCAGGGAGGAAAGATTCTTGTAACAACCCGCATTGATGCTGTTGCTTCTATGGTGAAAACAATTCCAGCTCACAATTTGAGTTTGTTGGATGATGAACAATGTTGGTCGGTGTTTGCAAATCATGCGTTCTTTGCTACTGAATCACGAGATCGTTTGGCTTTAGAAAAAGTTGGCAGAAAAATTGTTGAAAAGTGCAAAGGACTGCCTTTAGCTGCTCAATCTCTTGGGGGCTTGCTGAGAACCAAGGATAACATAAGGGATTGGGAAGATGTTTTGATGAGTCAAATTTGGGAGTTTTCTGAAAAAGagtgtaggattcttcctgcatTGAGAATAAGCTATTATTATCTCCCTTCACACTTAAAACGTTGCTTTGTCTATTGTTCTTTATATCCCAAAGATTATGAATTCAATAGAGGTGAATTGTTATTGTTGTGGATGGCTGAAGATCTTTTGCAACAACCAGAGAGTGGAAGCATTTTAGAAGAAGTTGGTTATAAATACTTCAATGATTTAGCTGCACGATCATTCTTTCAACCTTCAAAAAATGcctataaaaatttatttgtgatGCACGATCTCATGCATGATCTAGCCACATTTTATGGTGAAAAGTTCTTTGTTAGAATCTCTGAACACAAGAATGTAGCCCAACATGATACTAAAACTCGTCATTTGTCATATGATGTCAACACCGACAATAATTCAGTCCCGAAGATGTTGGAAGCATGTGAGAGTTTAAGTCATGTGAGGACCCTGTTTCAAATCAAGGCAGATTTATACGGTGAACACAAAGAGGGAATTGATCCTTGTCGCTTACTAGAACAGTTTAAGCGCTTACGTGTTTTGTCATTTACATCATTTAAAATTGATATATTGCCCGATTCAATAGGTGGTTTGATCCATTTGCGTTATTTGGATCTCTCTGGTACACCTATCGTGACATTGCCCGAGTCCATGAGTAACTTGTATAATTTACAAACATTGAAGTTGCGCAGATGTCGAGGACTCAAAAAGCTTCCCTCCAACATGCAAAATCTTGTGAATCTGCGTCATCTTGATATTAAGGGCACTGATTTAAAGGAGATGCCAAAAAATATGAGCAAATTAAAAGATTTGCAATTTTTAAGTTTCTATATTGTGGGCAAACATGAAGAGAATGGGCTTGGAGAACTGGGAGAACTAACACATCTTCATGGCTCATTGAGGATTGAGAAACTAGAGAATGTTAAGAATAGTGGTGAAGCATCGAATGCAAGGATGGATGAAAAAATACACCTGAATGCTTTATATTTGGAGTGGTCATGGTCATTATTTGAAGAAAGTGAGGTTTGTGAAAAAGATGTACTTGAAAAATTACGTCCTCACAAAGACTTGAAGGAGCTATCCATCGAGGGTTACAGAAGTACGATGTTTCCGGATTGGGTAGGGCAGTCTTCGTACCACAACATGACTGAGTTGAAGCTGATTGGATGCAGGAATTGTTGGGTGCTTCCTTCACTTGGACAGTTACCCTCTCTGGAGAGGCTGGTCATTGAAGAGTTCGACAAGGTGAAGAAGATTGGTGGGTCATTCTATAAGGGTGATGCAACTCATCAGCATCAGGAGACACCCTTCCGATCCCTTAAATATCTCTCATTCTCTCATATGGATTGGTGGGAGGAATGGGAgtcatatgaatgtgatgatgatgatgatgcaccATTTCCGAAACTTGAGACACTTGAGATATGGCATTGTCCTAAGTTAAGAGGAGATTTGCCCACTTTCCTTCCGTCTTTGAAAGAACTCTACATTAGAGGATGCGAGGAGCTTGGTTGTTATCTGCCAAGAGCTCCCATCCTACGCTCATTAAGAATAGATGGCAAACAGGAagcaagaatgcgggagctaccaCTTTCCATGTTGGAGACAGTAGTAATTAATGGAGAGCAGCAGGTGGAGTATGTGTTTGAGGCCATGACCCACACCCAACCAACCTCTCTCAGTTCTTTAGAGATCTCAGAGTGCTCATCAGCCATATCATTTCCAGGGGATTCTTTGCCTCCTTCATTGCAACAGTTGCGGATCAATAACTGCAAGAATGTAGAATTCCCAATGCAAAACCAACAACATGAGTCACTAACGAGTCTTACAATAAAGAACAGCTGTGATTCGCTTACGTCATTGCCAGCGTTCCCAAGTCTCTTGTCTCTGAGAATTGAAAGATGTGAAAATTTGACATCTCTGGAGCTGTCACAGTCACAGTCCCTCCGATATTTATGGATTGCAGAGTGCCCTAAGCTGAAGAACATAATAAGGCTGCCTGCCTCTTTAATTCGACTCTTCATTATTAAATGTCCGTTGTTGGGTGAAGGCATAGAGAGGAAGGACCCCCACATTTGGCCATCCATTTCCCACATCCCCGGTATTTATGTTAACGGGACACCGATTTGCAAAGACTCAACATCTTAA
- the LOC112756417 gene encoding putative disease resistance RPP13-like protein 1, whose amino-acid sequence MAAKLDGGAYLTSFVDAILEKLSLILEEDDSFLERNILLGRLEKSLYEAGPVLDDAEQRQFTNKKVKKWLLDLQDALYKADDLVDELFTKAAIPTTLRDPGISSSCSSLVDSYIEGSGGMEKIVGTLESVVAKKNRHRLKECAKVDMSSWRTPSTSLVLSSDIFGRDEDKEKIIKLLLDDTRHAESPVTVIPIVGMAGIGKTTLAQLVYNDDQVQQKFNVKAWVCVGEVFDVLKLTKTVVEKATSGSCNMNDLDSVQQRLRTQVTGRRFLVVLDDMWTNHYDDWKTFLRAFQCGSQGGKILVTTRIDAVASMVKTIPVHNLSLLDDEQCWSVFANHAFFPTESRDRLALEKVGRKIVEKCKGLPLAAQSLGGLLRSKDNVSDWEDVLVSEIWEFSEDECGILPALRISYYYLPSHLKRCFVYCSLYPKDYEFNRGELILLWMAEDLLQQPKSGSILEDVGYKYFNDLAARSFFQPSKNGYEDSFVMHDLMHDLATFYGEKFFVRISEHENVAQHDTKARHLSYDLDDNNSVRKMLEACKSLSHVRTLFPIKAYLYREGIDTCRILAQLKRLRVLSFTSFKIDILPESIGELIHLRYLNLSNTLVVTLPKSLNNLYNLQTLKLRNCKKLKKLPSNMQNLVNLRHLDIVGTDLEEMPKKMSKLKDLQLLCKYMVGKQEENGVGELGELTHLRGLLSIEKLENVNSSVEASNARMDEKIHLSTLHLMWSSDEDSDLVDSQIEKDVLDKLRPHKDLKRLSLWGYRGTMFPDWVGQSYYHNMTWLELSGCRNCWVVPSLGQLPSLERLLISGFKKVKKIGGSFYKGDGTHQHQETPFRSLKYLTFYQMSCWEEWKSYECDDDDDAPFPKLETLVIKYCPKLRGDLPTFLPSLKLLHISGCEELGCYLPRAPIIRELRIFGNQEARMRDLPLSLQRLRIEGKQLVDSLFEAMAMTHTQPNSLTVLSISNCSSVVSFAGDSLPPSLKELRIYDCKNVEFPMQHQQHDSLTSLTINNSCDSLTSIAFPAFPNLDDLTIERCENLTSLDLSQSQSLRDLLISGCPKLENILRLPASLRELIIRACPLLGEGIERKDPHIWPSISHIPRIQVDGKWIRKDSTS is encoded by the coding sequence ATGGCTGCAAAACTTGATGGTGGAGCTTATCTCACTTCCTTTGTTGATGCTATTTTGGAGAAGCTTTCTCTAATACTTGAAGAAGACGACTCATTCCTGGAAAGGAACATCTTGCTTGGAAGGTTAGAGAAAAGTCTGTATGAGGCTGGACCTGTTCTTGATGATGCTGAGCAGAGGCAGTTCACTAATAAGAAAGTGAAGAAGTGGCTTCTTGATCTCCAAGATGCTCTCTATAAGGCTGATGATTTGGTCGATGAGCTCTTCACTAAGGCCGCTATCCCCACCACTCTAAGAGATCCAGGTatctcttcttcctgttcttctcTTGTTGATTCATATATTGAAGGTAGTGGTGGCATGGAAAAAATAGTTGGTACACTAGAGTCTGTTGTAGCAAAGAAAAATCGTCATCGTCTGAAAGAGTGCGCCAAGGTGGACATGTCGTCATGGAGAACTCCATCCACATCTCTCGTTTTAAGTTCTGACATATTTGGTCGGGACGAAGACAAGGAGAAGATAATCAAATTGCTGTTAGATGATACTCGTCATGCTGAATCACCTGTGACTGTCATCCCCATTGTGGGTATGGCCGGAATAGGAAAAACTACTTTGGCTCAATTGGTTTACAATGATGACCAAGTGCAGCAAAAGTTTAATGTTAAAGCATGGGTTTGTGTTGGTGAAGTATTTGATGTTCTTAAGTTGACAAAGACTGTAGTGGAAAAAGCTACTTCTGGTTCTTGCAACATGAATGATTTAGATTCAGTTCAACAACGTTTAAGGACTCAGGTAACAGGGAGGAGATTTTTGGTTGTTCTGGATGACATGTGGACCAATCATTATGATGATTGGAAAACTTTTCTACGTGCCTTCCAGTGTGGAAGTCAGGGAGGTAAGATTCTTGTAACAACCCGCATTGATGCTGTTGCTTCTATGGTGAAAACAATTCCAGTTCACAATTTGAGTTTGTTGGATGATGAACAGTGCTGGTCTGTGTTTGCAAATCATGCATTTTTCCCTACTGAATCCAGAGATCGTTTGGCTTTGGAAAAAGTTGGTAGAAAAATTGTTGAGAAGTGCAAAGGACTGCCTTTGGCTGCTCAATCACTTGGGGGCTTGTTGAGAAGCAAGGATAATGTAAGCGACTGGGAAGATGTTTTGGTGAGTGAGATTTGGGAGTTTTCTGAAGATGAGTGTGGGATTCTTCCTGCATTGAGAATAAGCTATTATTATCTCCCTTCACACTTAAAACGCTGCTTTGTCTATTGTTCTTTATATCCCAAAGATTATGAATTCAATAGAGGTGAATTGATATTGTTGTGGATGGCTGAAGATCTTTTGCAACAACCAAAGAGTGGAAGTATTTTAGAAGATGTTGGATATAAATACTTCAATGATTTAGCTGCACGATCATTCTTTCAACCTTCAAAGAATGGTTATGAAGATTCATTTGTGATGCACGATCTCATGCATGATCTAGCGACATTCTATGGTGAAAAGTTCTTTGTTAGAATCTCTGAACACGAGAATGTAGCCCAACATGATACTAAAGCTCGTCATTTGTCATATGATCTCGACGACAATAATTCAGTCCGGAAGATGTTGGAAGCATGTAAGAGTTTAAGTCATGTGAGGACCCTGTTTCCAATCAAGGCATATTTATACAGAGAGGGAATTGATACTTGTCGCATACTAGCACAGTTGAAGCGCTTACGTGTTTTGTCATTTACATCATTTAAAATTGATATATTGCCCGAATCAATTGGTGAATTGATCCACTTGCGTTATTTGAATCTCTCTAACACACTTGTGGTGACATTGCCCAAGTCCTTGAATAATTTGTACAATTTACAAACATTGAAGTTGAGAAACTGTAAAAAACTTAAAAAGCTTCCCTCCAACATGCAAAATCTTGTGAATCTGCGTCATCTTGATATTGTGGGCACTGATTTAGAAGAGATGCCAAAAAAGATGAGCAAATTAAAAGATTTGCAACTTTTATGTAAGTATATGGTGGGGAAGCAAGAAGAGAATGGAGTTGGGGAATTGGGAGAACTAACACATCTTCGTGGGCTATTGAGTATTGAGAAATTAGAGAATGTAAATAGTAGTGTTGAAGCATCAAATGCAAGGATGGATGAAAAAATCCATCTGAGTACTTTACATTTAATGTGGTCATCCGATGAAGATAGTGATTTGGTTGATTCCCAAATTGAAAAAGATGTACTTGACAAATTACGTCCTCACAAAGACTTGAAGAGGCTAAGCTTATGGGGTTACAGAGGTACAATGTTTCCGGATTGGGTAGGGCAGTCTTATTACCACAACATGACTTGGTTGGAGCTGAGTGGATGCAGGAATTGTTGGGTGGTTCCTTCACTTGGACAGTTACCCTCTCTGGAGAGGCTACTCATTTCAGGGTTCAAGAAGGTGAAGAAGATTGGTGGGTCATTTTATAAGGGTGATGGAACTCATCAGCATCAGGAGACACCCTTCCGATCCCTTAAATATCTCACATTCTATCAAATGAGTTGCTGGGAGGAATGGAAgtcatatgaatgtgatgatgatgatgatgcaccATTTCCGAAACTTGAGACGCTTGTTATAAAGTACTGTCCTAAGTTAAGAGGAGATTTGCCCACTTTCCTTCCCTCTTTGAAATTACTCCACATTTCAGGATGCGAGGAGCTTGGTTGTTATCTGCCAAGAGCTCCCATCATTCGCGAATTAAGAATATTTGGCAACCAGGAAGCAAGAATGCGGGACCTACCACTTTCACTGCAACGACTAAGAATCGAAGGAAAGCAGCTTGTGGATTCTCTGTTTGAGGCCATGGCCATGACCCACACCCAACCAAACTCTCTCACGGTGTTAAGTATCTCAAATTGCTCATCAGTGGTATCATTTGCAGGGGATTCTTTGCCCCCTTCGTTGAAAGAGTTGCGCATATAcgattgcaagaatgtagaattCCCAATGCAACACCAACAACATGACTCACTAACGAGTCTTACAATAAACAACAGCTGTGATTCGCTTACATCCATCGCATTTCCAGCGTTCCCGAATCTCGATGATCTGACAATTGAAAGATGTGAAAATTTGACATCTCTGGATCTGTCACAGTCACAGTCCCTCCGAGACCTATTAATTTCAGGCTGCCCTAAGCTGGAGAACATATTAAGGCTGCCTGCCTCTTTAAGGGAACTCATAATCAGAGCATGTCCATTGTTGGGTGAAGGCATAGAGAGGAAGGACCCCCACATTTGGCCATCCATTTCCCACATCCCCCGCATTCAAGTTGATGGGAAATGGATTCGCAAAGACTCAACATCTTAA
- the LOC112756438 gene encoding poly [ADP-ribose] polymerase 2 isoform X1 — MSSKLKVEELRAHLQQRGLATTGTKPTLIRRLDAALRKEAKENSVGNADGSGSGVGADGDTLLLAGNKRVRESEGDDGENGDSNHGNKITAIEELRELSVQQLRQQASLHGIPASGSKKQLVERISQLLRNGSDNVEDEEATSCKEEEKIVTATKKGAAILDQWLPDHIKSQYHVLQLGGEVYDAMLNQTNVGDNNNKFYVIQVLESDDGSKFLVYNRWGRVGVKGQDKIHGPFTSSAHAIVEFEEKFLAKTKNAWSDRKNFICYPKSYVWLEMDYSSKEEESTVTESAGHELKKQPLESKLEPRVAKFISLVCNVSMMNQQMMEIGYNANKLPLGKLSKSTILKGYEVLKRLADVIDKSNRRALEQLSGEFYTVIPHDFGFRKMRDFVIDTPQKLKRKLEMVEALAEIEVATKLLKEDEEMQGDPLYAHYQRLHCELLPVESGSKEFSMIERYMKNTHAETHSNYSVEIVQIFRTSKEGEAERFKKFCGTKNRMLLWHGSRLSNWTGILSQGLRIAPPEAPVTGYMFGKGVYFADMFSKSANYCYATHTATDGVLLLCEVALGDMAELLTAKYDADKLPEGKLSTKGVGGTSPDFSEAQALEDGVVVPLGNPKKNPSFKGSLLYNEYIVYNVEQIKMRYVVHVNFNFKPRH, encoded by the exons atgtcAAGTAAACTGAAGGTGGAGGAACTGCGAGCTCACCTCCAACAACGTGGACTCGCCACTACTGGAACAAAACCCACTCTG ATTCGGAGACTTGACGCCGCACTTCGCAAAGAAGCTAAGGAAAATTCTGTTGGTAATGCTGATGGTTCTGGTTCTGGTGTTGGTGCTGATGGTGATACTTTGTTATTGGCGGGTAataagagagtgagagagagtgaAGGTGATGATGGTGAGAATGGTGACTCTAATCATGGTAACAAAATCACTGCCATTGAGGAGCTTCGTGAGTTGAGTGTTCAGCAGCTTCGACAACAAGCTTCCCTTCATGGAATTCCGGCCTCTGGTTCCAAGAAACAATTGGTTGAAAGAATCTCTCAGCTGTTGCGAAACGGTTCTGATAATGTAGAGGATG AGGAGGCTACATCATGTAAAGAGGAGGAAAAGATAGTGACTGCAACCAAAAAGGGTGCTGCTATTCTTGATCAGTGGCTGCCGGATCATATCAAATCACAGTATCATGTTCTGCAACTG GGTGGTGAAGTTTATGATGCCATGTTAAACCAGACAAATGTTGGGGACAACAATAACAAGTTCTATGTGATTCAAGTTCTTG AATCCGATGATGGTAGTAAATTTCTTGTTTACAATAGATGGGGAAGGGTAGGTGTAAAGGGTCAAGACAAGATACACGGACCTTTCACATCAAGTGCGCATGCCATTGTAGAGTTTGAAGAGAAGTTTTTGGCCAAGACCAAGAATGCTTGGTCTGATAGGAAAAACTTTATTTGCTACCCAAAGAGTTATGTATGGTTGGAAATGGATTACAGCAGCAAGGAAGAAGAATCTACA GTCACAGAAAGTGCTGGCCATGAATTGAAAAAGCAACCTCTGGAATCAAAACTTGAGCCCCGTGTTGCAAAGTTTATATCTCTTGTTTGCAATGTGAGCATGATGAATCAGCAAATGATGGAAATAG GGTATAATGCAAACAAGTTGCCCCTTGGAAAACTTAGCAAATCAACAATTCTAAAG GGCTATGAAGTTCTCAAAAGACTTGCTGATGTGATTGATAAATCTAATAGGAGAGCTCTTGAGCAATTAAGTGG AGAATTTTACACTGTAATTCCTCATGATTTTGGATTCAGAAAAATGC GAGATTTTGTTATCGACACCCCTCAAAAGTTAAAGCGAAAGTTGGAAATG GTTGAAgctcttgctgaaattgaggttGCGACAAAGCTATTGAAGGAGGATGAAGAAATGCAG GGAGATCCCCTTTATGCACATTATCAACGCCTTCATTGTGAACTCTTACCAGTTGAATCTGGTAGCAAGGAATTCTCCATG ATTGAAAGATATATGAAGAACACTCATGCAGAAACACATTCAAACTATTCAGTGGAAATTGTTCAAATATTCAGGACTTCGAAAGAAGGAGAGGCTGAACGCTTCAAAAAG TTTTGCGGCACAAAAAATAGGATGCTTTTGTGGCATGGTTCTCGGCTCTCAAACTGGACTGGAATTTTATCTCAAG GTTTACGCATAGCTCCACCTGAGGCACCTGTAACCGGATACATGTTTGGGAAGGGTGTATACTTTGCTGACATGTTCTCCAAAAGTGCAAATTATTGCTATGCTACTCATACCGCTACAGATGGAGTGCTCCTTTTATGCGag GTTGCACTTGGTGACATGGCTGAACTTCTAACAGCAAAGTATGATGCTGATAAGTTGCCTGAAGGAAAACTTAG CACAAAAGGAGTAGGAGGAACATCACCAGATTTTTCTGAAGCCCAGGCACTTGAGGACGGGGTTGTTGTTCCCCTAGGAAATCCCAAGAAAAATCCAAGCTTTAAG GGCTCTCTTTTGTACAATGAGTACATTGTTTATAATGTAGAACAAATTAAGATGCGCTATGTTGTTCATGTAAATTTCAACTTTAAGCCAAGACACTAA
- the LOC112756438 gene encoding poly [ADP-ribose] polymerase 2 isoform X2, producing MIVLQIRRLDAALRKEAKENSVGNADGSGSGVGADGDTLLLAGNKRVRESEGDDGENGDSNHGNKITAIEELRELSVQQLRQQASLHGIPASGSKKQLVERISQLLRNGSDNVEDEEATSCKEEEKIVTATKKGAAILDQWLPDHIKSQYHVLQLGGEVYDAMLNQTNVGDNNNKFYVIQVLESDDGSKFLVYNRWGRVGVKGQDKIHGPFTSSAHAIVEFEEKFLAKTKNAWSDRKNFICYPKSYVWLEMDYSSKEEESTVTESAGHELKKQPLESKLEPRVAKFISLVCNVSMMNQQMMEIGYNANKLPLGKLSKSTILKGYEVLKRLADVIDKSNRRALEQLSGEFYTVIPHDFGFRKMRDFVIDTPQKLKRKLEMVEALAEIEVATKLLKEDEEMQGDPLYAHYQRLHCELLPVESGSKEFSMIERYMKNTHAETHSNYSVEIVQIFRTSKEGEAERFKKFCGTKNRMLLWHGSRLSNWTGILSQGLRIAPPEAPVTGYMFGKGVYFADMFSKSANYCYATHTATDGVLLLCEVALGDMAELLTAKYDADKLPEGKLSTKGVGGTSPDFSEAQALEDGVVVPLGNPKKNPSFKGSLLYNEYIVYNVEQIKMRYVVHVNFNFKPRH from the exons ATGATTGTTCTACAGATTCGGAGACTTGACGCCGCACTTCGCAAAGAAGCTAAGGAAAATTCTGTTGGTAATGCTGATGGTTCTGGTTCTGGTGTTGGTGCTGATGGTGATACTTTGTTATTGGCGGGTAataagagagtgagagagagtgaAGGTGATGATGGTGAGAATGGTGACTCTAATCATGGTAACAAAATCACTGCCATTGAGGAGCTTCGTGAGTTGAGTGTTCAGCAGCTTCGACAACAAGCTTCCCTTCATGGAATTCCGGCCTCTGGTTCCAAGAAACAATTGGTTGAAAGAATCTCTCAGCTGTTGCGAAACGGTTCTGATAATGTAGAGGATG AGGAGGCTACATCATGTAAAGAGGAGGAAAAGATAGTGACTGCAACCAAAAAGGGTGCTGCTATTCTTGATCAGTGGCTGCCGGATCATATCAAATCACAGTATCATGTTCTGCAACTG GGTGGTGAAGTTTATGATGCCATGTTAAACCAGACAAATGTTGGGGACAACAATAACAAGTTCTATGTGATTCAAGTTCTTG AATCCGATGATGGTAGTAAATTTCTTGTTTACAATAGATGGGGAAGGGTAGGTGTAAAGGGTCAAGACAAGATACACGGACCTTTCACATCAAGTGCGCATGCCATTGTAGAGTTTGAAGAGAAGTTTTTGGCCAAGACCAAGAATGCTTGGTCTGATAGGAAAAACTTTATTTGCTACCCAAAGAGTTATGTATGGTTGGAAATGGATTACAGCAGCAAGGAAGAAGAATCTACA GTCACAGAAAGTGCTGGCCATGAATTGAAAAAGCAACCTCTGGAATCAAAACTTGAGCCCCGTGTTGCAAAGTTTATATCTCTTGTTTGCAATGTGAGCATGATGAATCAGCAAATGATGGAAATAG GGTATAATGCAAACAAGTTGCCCCTTGGAAAACTTAGCAAATCAACAATTCTAAAG GGCTATGAAGTTCTCAAAAGACTTGCTGATGTGATTGATAAATCTAATAGGAGAGCTCTTGAGCAATTAAGTGG AGAATTTTACACTGTAATTCCTCATGATTTTGGATTCAGAAAAATGC GAGATTTTGTTATCGACACCCCTCAAAAGTTAAAGCGAAAGTTGGAAATG GTTGAAgctcttgctgaaattgaggttGCGACAAAGCTATTGAAGGAGGATGAAGAAATGCAG GGAGATCCCCTTTATGCACATTATCAACGCCTTCATTGTGAACTCTTACCAGTTGAATCTGGTAGCAAGGAATTCTCCATG ATTGAAAGATATATGAAGAACACTCATGCAGAAACACATTCAAACTATTCAGTGGAAATTGTTCAAATATTCAGGACTTCGAAAGAAGGAGAGGCTGAACGCTTCAAAAAG TTTTGCGGCACAAAAAATAGGATGCTTTTGTGGCATGGTTCTCGGCTCTCAAACTGGACTGGAATTTTATCTCAAG GTTTACGCATAGCTCCACCTGAGGCACCTGTAACCGGATACATGTTTGGGAAGGGTGTATACTTTGCTGACATGTTCTCCAAAAGTGCAAATTATTGCTATGCTACTCATACCGCTACAGATGGAGTGCTCCTTTTATGCGag GTTGCACTTGGTGACATGGCTGAACTTCTAACAGCAAAGTATGATGCTGATAAGTTGCCTGAAGGAAAACTTAG CACAAAAGGAGTAGGAGGAACATCACCAGATTTTTCTGAAGCCCAGGCACTTGAGGACGGGGTTGTTGTTCCCCTAGGAAATCCCAAGAAAAATCCAAGCTTTAAG GGCTCTCTTTTGTACAATGAGTACATTGTTTATAATGTAGAACAAATTAAGATGCGCTATGTTGTTCATGTAAATTTCAACTTTAAGCCAAGACACTAA
- the LOC112756455 gene encoding indole-3-acetic acid-induced protein ARG2, with protein MARSFSTVKASISSLITRQGYATTAQSAVRGGAATISGGKMGPKTTEEKAAAAEKVSWVPDPVTGYYKPENIKDIDVADLRATLLTKKFNH; from the exons ATGGCTCGTTCTTTCTCGACTGTGAAGGCTTCCatttcttctcttattaccaG GCAAGGATATGCGACAACAGCACAAAGTGCAGTTAGGGGAGGAGCAGCCACCATAAGCGGCGGCAAGATGGGGCCAAAGACGACGGAAGAGAAGGCGGCGGCTGCGGAGAAGGTGTCATGGGTCCCAGATCCAGTCACCGGTTACTACAAACCAGAGAACATCAAAGATATTGATGTTGCTGACCTTAGAGCTACTCTCTTGACAAAAAAGTTCAAccattaa